Within the Streptomyces sp. NBC_00353 genome, the region CCGGCGAACTGCACGTCGTCGATGACCGGGTCGATGGTGGCCAGCAGCCACACGACGGCCGCCGCCAGGATCGCCAGGGCCAGCCGTACCACCCGGCGCGGCCCCATCACCCGCCCCAGCGGGGACGCGCACAGGGAGGTCACCAGCATGGTGGCGGACACCGGGAGCAGGCGCAGGCCCGTCTGGAAGGCGTCGAAACCCTGTACCACCTGCAGGTACAGCGGGATGGCGAAGAACAGTCCCAGCAGGATGAGGTTCTGGCTCAGCAGGGTCATCAGGCCGGCCCGCAGCACGGGTCTTCTCAGCAGGGACAGGTGCACGAGGGGGTCGGTGCCCCGGTCTTCCCGCCGCCGCTCCCAGTGCCGGAAGACGGCCAGGACGGCCACGCCGGCGCCGACGACGAACAGTGTCGGGGCGAAGCCGAAGACGGTGAAAGGGGGGTTGCGGGGCTGCACCCAGCCCCACGTACTGCTCTGCAGCACGCCGAGCACGCCCAGCGCCAGCCCGACCGCGGAGAGCGCCGCGCCGACCCCGTCGAGCCTCGGCCGCGGTCCGGCCTGGGCGGGCGTGGGGATCACCCGGCGGCACAGCAGGACGGCCAGGACGATCACGACCTCGCCGGCGAAGACGAGCCGCCAGGTGAGGTACGTCGTCATCCAGCCGCCCAGCATCGGGCCGACCGCGATCCCGGCGCCGGCGAGACCCCCGATGACCGCATAGGCGACGGCCCGGTCCCGGCCGGGGTACGACTCCGCCACCAGGGCCGCCATGGCCGGCAGCACCATGGCGGCGCCGAGTCCCTCGATGACGGACCAGCCCAGCGTGAGGACCCACAGCGTGGGCGCCACGGCGGTCAGGGCGGATCCCACGCCGTAGACGACCAGCCCCACGAGGAACATGCGGCGCCGCCCCAGGATGTCTCCGAGCCTGCCACCGACGATCATGAATGCCGCCATGACCAGGGCGTACAGGGTGATGACGGCCTGGATGGCGGTGACCTCGGTGTCGAAGTCCTCCACCAGTTGGCTGATGGACACGTTCATGACTGAGGTGTCCAGAACCATCAGGAACTGGGCCGTACCGAGGGCGACCAGGGCCCACCAGTGCTTCACGCTGTCCCACCTCGCCGAATCGGGCCCAGTACGCCGGCGGAGCCGGTCGGCCGGCGACCGGCAGATGTTGCGCGTTCCTGCGATCGCCTCCGACGTACGTTTCTCCATCGCACCCGACGCGGGCACCCCGCGCCTCACCCGTCACGGGGGAGGGCCGCCCCTGGCGCCTGCCTGCGCCGCTACCGGTGGGCGGGGTGCGCACCGAGAGCTTCCCCAGGTCCGTCACAGAAGTCCGAGGTCGCGTGCCCGGCGCACCGCGTCGTTGCGCCGGTTCACGGCCAGCTTCCGGTACACGCTTTTGAGGTGGGTCTTCACCGTGTTGACCGATACGTAGAGATCGGCGGCGATCTCCTCCGTGGACATCATCCGGGCCAGCCGCTGGAGGACGTCCCGCTCGCGTCCGCTCAGCTCGACCGCGACCAGAGGCGGGGGCCCGGGCTCAGACCGGAGCCGTTCACCGCCCCGGCGCGGCGGGCCGGGGCTGAGCCAGCCCTGTGCCAGCTCGTGCAGCGGAGCCGAGGCCAGCAGAGGCCGGATCCACGCTCCGGCCCGGAGGAACGGGCGCCGCAGGCGATCGCGACGTGCGTCGAGGAGCGCCCGCGCGACGAGCTTGCGGGCAGTGACCGCGTCTCCTGCCTCCGCTGCGGCCCGGGCCTTGACCAGTGCCGCCCCCACGGTCACCGCAGGGCCGGACCTGCCACCGGTGCGGAGGTTGTCGAGCAGGTGCACGGCGGCATCGGTGCGTCCTGCCGCGATCTGGATCGCTGCGGCCTCCACGGCGCATACCGCTTGGTCAGCAAAGACGCCTCGGAGCGCCTCGGCCGCGCTGTCCGGCCGTCCGTCGGCGAGATGAGCGGCGGAGGCGACGACGGCCGCATGACTCGCGGCCCAGGGCGAGGCCACGGCGGCGGGGACCGCCAGTTTCGTCGCCTCGACGGCGGCGCACGCTTCTCCTCTGTCCAGGAGCAGCCGGGAAGCGGCGATGGCCCGTGCCGCCGCCGGCACCGGATCGCGTGTTCCCGCAGGCGCCCGGGCAGTTTCCTCCAGGAGGTCCTCGGCTCTGCCCAGTTCGTGACGGTCCACGGCCACAGCGGCCAGGACCAGCCGGCCGATACCGGAACCGTACGGCTGGGGCAGGCCGCCCCGCTCCCCCTCGGAGACCGCGGCCAAGGCCCTGCGCTCCGCCCGGCCGGGCCAGCCGTTCAGATAGTCGATCAGAGCGAGGTGCCCCATAGCCTCCTCCCGGGGCAGTACGGTGGCGGCCCCGCCCGCAGCTGCGGCCGCTTCGGTCAGGGCGGTGCGCGCGTCCTCGTAACGCCCCGCCCACAGACGCGCCGAGCCGAGATGGGTCAGCAGAAGAGCGATCAGTTCGGGGTGCTTGTCCAGCAGACGGGCCGGGATCTCCTGCCGCAGCTCGTCGGCTGCTTCGGCGGCCCTCTCGGCCTGCGGCGTACTACCGGTCAGCCGGGCAGCCAGCGCTTCCAGCAACGCACAGCTCAGCCGGATCTCCGCCAGGTTCGGCGCGTCGTCGGCCAGACGCCCCTCGGCGCGGCGCAAGCGGCCCAGACCGTGATCCAGGTCGTGCCGGGACAGGGCGTGGGCCGCCCGGACGAGGTCGGCCGCCGGGCTTCTCGCTTCGGGCCCCATGCGGGCGAACACATGGGCCGGAGCACCCGAGCGTAGACCCGTGAAGAGCTGGCCGATCGCGAGGTCGTCGACCAGGGCTCCGGCGGCGAGGTCCCAGTCGCCGGCGGCGGCGCCGTGGGCGAGTGTCTCGGACAGAAGCCCGGAACGGCGCAGCCACCGCGCGGCCCGCCTGTGCAGGTCCGGTTCCAGGCCGGGCATGCGTTCGCGCAGGTGGGCCCGGAGGATCTCCCGGAAGAGCGGATGGAGCCGGTACCAGGAGTGCCCGAGCCGCTCGACGAACGCGTTCTCGCGGTGCAGCCCGGCAAGGACGGGTGCGGCGTCGGTCCGCAGGGTCAGCGCGTCGGCCAGCTCGGGGCGGAAACGCTCCAGGACGCTGACGCGCAGCAGGAGGTCCTGCGTCTCGTCCGTTCTTCCCCGCAGGACCTCGGCCAGCAGAAAATCCGCGACCGCGCCGTGGTCCGCCTCGAACTCCTTCAGATAGAGCTCCGGGTCGGCGCTCTCGCACGCGGCCAGGGCTGACAGGCGCAGTCCGGCGGCCCAGCCCCGGGTGCGCTCCACGAGGGCGCGTACGGCGTCGAGCGGAAGGACCAGACCGTGCAGTTCCAGCAGCGTGACGGCCTCCGTGGGAGTGAAGGCCAGCTCGGCGCCACGGATCTCAGTGAGCTCCCCGGCCGCCCGGTAACGGTGCAAAGGCAGCAGAGGCTCGGTGCGGGTGACGAGGACGAGGCGCAGCCCCTGCCCGGCGTGGTGCAGGACGAACTCCAGCTGCTCAGCGACTTCCGGAGCGGTCATCCGGTCGTACTCGTCGAGCACAAGGACCACGGGCCGCTCACGTGCGTTCAACTCGGCGGCGAGTGCTGTCAGCAACCTGCGGTCCACCCCGTCGGCATCCGCGGGCGCCCAGGCCACTCCGGACGCCGGAGCGCCGCAGGCCCGCAGGGACTCGACGACGTACGCCCAGAAGACCCCAGGACGCCGGTCTCCCGCTTCGCCGGTGAGCCAGGCGACGGGCTGGCTCAGACCGGCGGCCCAGTCGGCGGCCAGCAGGGTCTTGCCCGCCCCGGCCGCGCCGTTGACCAGTGTCAACGGCGTTCGGAGAGCCTGATCGAGATGGTCGAGAAGCCGCTTGCGCCGCAGGAACGTGTCGGGTCGCGAGGGAAGGGCGAACCGGGTGCGCAGGAACGGATCCCCCAGGGGATCGGGGCAGGAACCGGCTGGAACGATCGACACGTGCACTCCTCGTTCGTCCCGGTCGGTCCCGGCCACGACGCTCGTCACCCCTGTCAGCCAGGGTCACGCCACGGGTGGAGTCATCCATCGCCAGCATCCCAGCCTCACGCCCGGCGCGCGCGGTGGCGAAGGTGCTGCAACGGCTCGCGGAGTGCGCAGACGGCCGGCCGGCCACTCGCTCACGCTGCCGTACCCGTCAGGGGCCTCAGCGTCGGAGCCCTCAGGCAGGCGCCCGCCCGCGAGCGTTCAGAACGTGACACAACGCGAGGGCGATTCGCCCGGGATGCCGGACCGTAGCCCTGCGGTGAGTACCGCACTTCATCCCCATGGACCCGGTCCGGCGTACCGATCACCGCCGGTCGCCGTCCGGCTCGGACGCGGAGAGCCGGCCCGCGCGTACCGCCTCGCCCAGAGCCCGATGGTCTCGCTCGTTCAGATCGGCGTACTCCTCGGCGAACGTATGGAGCGCGCGGTCGAACGCGTCGCCACGGCCCAGATACGCCGCGATGGCGATGCGGTCGCCGGATCTCGCGTGGGCACGGGCCAGCGTGGTGCCGCAGACCTCGCCGAACGTCCTCAGGCCGACCGGCGTCATCAACTCCGGCTCGAGGCCGCCCTTCCAGTCGCGCAACTGACGTACGTAGAAGTCGCGGCGCCGCCCGTCGATCCCGTCCGCCCGTGTCCAGCCCAGGAAGATGTCGCTCGTGGCCTGCATCACTCGCTGCCCCGCAACCACTCGTTCGCCCTCGCTGCGGTACTCGCCGGCACCGACGTGAGCAGCGAGCACCGATGCGGCGGCCTCCTTGGCCTGCAGGAAGAGCGGGTCCCGGCCGTCCCTGCCGGTCAGGAGGATGATCCAGCATCGGGTGCCGACGCTGCCCACCCCCACCACCTTGCGGGCGGCATCCACGAACCGGAATGTCCCGAGGAGGGAACGCCGGTCCGACTGGAGGCTCCGGGCGTAGCCCCTGAGCAGCCCGCGCAGCCGCTCTTCCAGTGCGTCGCGCTCGACCTCGGGAAGCAGATCCGTGAGCGGTACGAGCAGTGGCGGGTCCGCGGCGATCCGGACCTGCCCGTCGACCGTTTCGGTGAGCTTGGCGAAGGCCTGCAGGCTGTCCCGGGTACGGGCCTTGTCCATGGCCCGGTCCAGGTTCCTTCGGCCGCCATCGGTCAGCTTTCGGGACGCCATGGCCGCAAGGCGGTCCGCGTCGATCCTCGCGTACCAGACACCGAGGTTGGTCATGCCCGCGAACCGGATCATCGCCTCGCGGTACGACCGCACCGCCGCCGGCACGACGCGGGCGCGCTCCCGGTCCGTGAAGCCGTTCGCCCGTCCCGCGACGGCGAGACTGGCCGCCAGCCGCTTCACGTCCCATTCCCAGGGGCCGGGCAGCGACTCGTCGAAGTCGTTGATGTCGAACATCAGCTGCCGTTCCGGGGAGGCGAGCAGTCCGAAGTTCAAGAGGTGCGCGTCTCCGCACAGTTGGACCCTGATCCCGGAGTCCTGGGTGGTGGCCAGGTCGGCCGCCATGATCGCGGCGGCGCCCCGGTAGAAGCGGAACGGCGACTCGGCCATCCGGCTGTAGCGGATCGGGACGAGCTCGGGAACCCTGGTCGCGGACTGGGCGTCGAGGATGCCCAACGGGTCCGGCCGGTCCGACGGCGGTGCGAACCCGGCGTGGCCGGAACGGGGTGTGCGGCGGCGGGCGGCCTTCCCCCGGGCGGCCCGCTCCGCGGGCGTCGGGGGCGGTCCGGCACCGAGCGTCGACGCACTGTACCGGCTCATCGAAGACCCTCCTGACCGCTTCCTTCCCCGATCATCGCGGGTCGTGCAGGTTCCGGCATCATCTGGCGGGCCCGGCCCCGGGCAACTGCGGAGGGCGCAGGGCCGGAGACCTGCCGCAGATCACTTCCGCCTGTCGTCCCAGGGAGTGCCCAGCCAGCTGTCGAAGCTGCGCAGAAGCGCCACCAGCGCCGCGCCCAGCCGCCGGTCGCACCACTGCGCGTGCAGAAAGACGTGATCGTCCTGGAACTCCAGCGGGGTCTCCTTGCCGGTGCGCCAGAAGATCCGGCGCGGCCCGCGGGCGACATCGCCACTACCGCTGACGACGGTGCCCACGGCGATGGCCACCTGGACGGGGAAAAGCAGCCACCACACGAACCACCAGAAGATCCGGCCCTTGTAGCCGACGGCCTCGGGGCAGCCGGTCTGGGTGACCGTCCAACGGGTCCGCAGACCGCTGCCGGAGAGCGCCTTCTCGCGGACGAACGTGCCGAGTGGTTCGCCCTGCGCGCCGAGCACCTGGTACGTCGCCACACCGTCGGCCGCGGACGTGGTCACCAGTGTGGCCAGCCGAGTCCGACGTTGCGGGTCGGCCCACAGGACGAAGGAGCGCGCACCGCCCTTTCGCGCCTCCAGGTACGCCGGTATGCCGCCCGGCGGCAGTTCGCGCTCCGGATACGCGACGTCCCGGGCCGTACCTTCGGGTGAGTCGGCGTACGTGATGACGTGCCCGACCGGATCGATGCCGTCCGGTGCGATGTCCTTCTTCTTGTCCTGGGGGACCGGCTCCATTGTCAGCGCGCTGCTCACCCGCGAACTCCTCCGCTGTCTTCCGCTCTCTGCAGTTCGGAAGTCGCAGACTAGACCGGGGACTTGAGAAGATTGATTCGTGGAGTCTTCTGAACCGTTGCCCGTATCCGACATCGAGCCCCTGCCCGGGGCCGGACGGGCCGCGGGCCGCCGGCTGGTCCGTTGCCGCCTCTGCGGCCGCCCGCTGACCGGTACGGACTCGCGCCGCACCGGTCTGGGCCCTGCCTGCGACGCCAAACTGCACCCCGCCGCACCGGACATCCGCACCCGCCGCCACGAGGTCGAACAGGACCCGCTGCCCGGTACCTGAGCGGCGACGGCGGCTATGTGCCGAGGCGGCGGAACAACCCCTCCTGCACCACGGACACCAGCAGATTGCCGCCGCGGTCATAGATCCGGCCGCGCGCCAGTCCCCGTCCACCCGTCGCGATCGGCGACTCCTGGTCGTACAGGAACCACTCGTCGGCACGGAACAGCCGGTGGAACCACATCGCGTGGTCCAGCGACGCCATGTCGAAGCCGCGCGGCCCCCACAGCGGCTCCACTGGGATGCGGACCGCGTCGAGGAGCGTCATGTCGCTCGCGTACGTCAGCGCGCAGGTGTGCACGAGCGGGTCGTCGCCCAGCGGGCCGACCGCGCGCATCCAGACGGCGCTGCGCGGGTCCGCGTCCTTCGTCTCCTCGTGCGTCCAGCGCAGCCGGTCGACGTACCGGATGTCGAACGGCTGGCGCCGGGCCATCCGCTCCAGCGCGTCCGGCAGCGCCCCGAGGTGCTCGCGGACCTCTTCGGCGACCGTCGGCAGCTGCTCGGGGTCCGGGACGGTCCGGGCGGGCGGCAGCTGGTGCTCGAAGCCCGCCTCCTCCGGCCGGTGGAAGGACGCCGTCAGATTGAAGATCGTCCGGCCCTGCTGGACGGCGGTGACCCGGCGGGTGGTGAACGACAGCCCGTCCCGCACCCGTTCCACCTCGTAGACGATCGGGACCCCGGGCCTGCCCGGCCGCAGGAAGTACGCGTGCAGCGAATGGACCGGCCGGTCCCCGTCGGTGGTGCGGCCGGCCGCCACCAGCGCCTGCCCGGCGACCTGGCCGCCGAAGACCCGCTGCAGGGACTCCTCGGGGCTGCGCCCGCGGAATATGTTGACCTCGATCCGCTCCAGGTCGAGCAGGTCGACCAGGCGCTCGGCGGGGTTCGTCATGCGGTTCGTCTCCACTCTCGCTGCGCTGCCGTGTGTATGGCGAGCGTGATCACAGCTGGCCGACCGAGGTGACCCTGACGACCGCCCGGCCCTCTTCGTCGGAGGCTGCCAGATCGATCTCCGCGCTGATGCCCCAGTCGTGGTCGCCGTTCGGGTCGGCGAACGTCTGCCGCACCCGCCACAGGCCGTGCGCGGCGTCCTCGTCGATCTTCAGCAGCTTCGGCCCACGGGCGTCCGGACCGGTGCCCAGATCCTCGTACTCGTCCCAGTACGCGTCCATCGCCTCGCCCCACGCGTCCTCGTCCCAGCCCGCGTCGCCGTCCAGCTCGCCGAGCTCGGCGACCTTGTCCAGCGCGGCCAGCTCCACCCGGCGGAACATCGCGTTGCGGACCAGCACCCGGAAGGCGCGGGCGTTGGCGGTGACCGGCTTGACCTCGTCGGCCCGCTCCTGCGCCTCCTCGGCGGTCTCCACCTCCGGGTTGGCGAGCTGCTCCCACTCGTCGAGGAGGCTGGAGTCCACCTGCCGCACCATCTCGCCGAGCCAGGCGATCAGATCCTCCAGGTCCTCGGACTTCAGGTCGTCCGGGATGGTGTGCTCAAGAGCCTTGTACGCGCTCGCCAGGTACCGCAGCACGATGCCCTCGGTACGGGCCAGCTCGTAGTTCGAGGTGAACTCCGTGAACGTCATGGCGCGTTCGTACATGTCCCGGATCACGGACTTCGGCGAGACCGGGTGGTCGCCCACCCACGGGTGGCTCTTGCGGTACACGTCGTACGCGTGCCACAGCAACTCGCTCAGCGGCTTCGGGTACGTGACGTCCTGGAGCAGTTCCATCCGCTCCTCGTACTCGACACCGTCCGCCTTCATCTGGCCGACCGCTTCGCCACGCGCCTTGTTCTGCTGGGCGGCCAGGATCTGCCGCGGGTCGTCGAGCGTCGACTCGACGACGGAGACCATGTCCAGCGCGTACGACGGCGACTCGCCGTCCAGCAGGTCGAACGCGGCCAGCGCGAACGTGGACAGCGGCTGGTTCAGCGCGAAGTCCTGCTGGAGATCGACGGTGAGCCGTACGATGCGGCCCTCCGCGTCCGGCTTGTCGAGCTGTTCCACCACGCCGCCGTCCAGCAGCGAGCGGTAGATCGCGATGGCCCGGCGGATGTGGCGCAGCTGCGCCTTGCGCGGCTCGTGGTTGTCCTCCAGCAGATGCCGCATCGCCGCGAAGGCATTGCCGGGACGCGCGATCACGGACAGCAACATCGTGTGCGTGACCCGGAAGCGGGAGTTCAGCGGTTCCGGATCGGACTGGATCAGCTTGTCGAATGTGGTCTCCGACCAGGCGACGAAGCCCTCGGGAGCCTTCTTGCGGACCACCTTGCGCTTCTTCTTGGGGTCGTCGCCCGCCTTCTTGACGGCCTTCTCGTTCTCGATGACGTGCTCCGGCGCCTGCGCGACGACGAAGCCCGCCGTGTCGAAGCCGGCCCGGCCCGCGCGGCCGGCGATCTGGTGGAACTCACGGGCGCGCAGCGTACGGACCCGGGTGCCGTCGTACTTGGTGAGCGCCGTGAAGAGCACCGTACGGATCGGGACGTTGACGCCGACGCCGAGGGTGTCCGTACCGCAGATCACCTTCAGCAGACCGGCCTGGGCGAGCTTCTCCACCAGCCGCCGGTACTTCGGGAGCATGCCCGCGTGATGCACCCCGATGCCGTGCCGCACATAGCGTGAGAGGTTCTGGCCGAACTTCGTGGTGAAGCGGAAGTTGCCGATCAGGTCGGCGATCTTCTCCTTCTCCTCCTTGGTGCACATGTTGATGCTCATCAGCGACTGCGCCCGCTCGACGGCCGCGGCCTGCGTGAAGTGCACGATGTACACCGGCGACTGCCGGGTGTCCAGCAGTTCGGTGAGCGTCTCGGTGATCGGGGTCAGTCGGTACTCGTAGCTCAGGGGGACCGGCCGGGTCGCCGAGCGCACCACGGAGGTGGGACGGCCGGTGCGCCGGGTCAGGTCCTGCTCGAACATCTTGACGTCACCGAGCGTGGCCGACATCAGGATGAACTGGGCCTGCGGCAGCTCCAGGAGCGGGATCTGCCAGGCCCAGCCGCGGTCCTGCTCCGCATAGAAGTGGAACTCGTCCATCACGACCTGGCCGATGTCGGCGTGCTTGCCGTCGCGCAGCGCGATGGACGCGAGCACCTCGGCGGTGCAGCAGATGACCGGGGCGTCCGCGTTGACCGAGGCGTCGCCGGTGAGCATCCCGACGTTCTCCGTACCGAACAGTTTGCACAGGTCGAAGAACTTCTCCGAGACCAGCGCCTTGATCGGTGCGGTGTAGAAGGTGACCTTGTCCTGGGCCAGCGCCGTGAAGTGTGCACCCGCCGCGACCAGGCTCTTTCCGGAGCCGGTGGGGGTGGACAGGATCACGTTCGCCCCGGAGACCACCTCGATCAGCGCCTCCTCCTGAGCAGGGTAGAGGGTGATGCCCTGGGTCTCGGTCCATGACGAGAAGGCCTCGAAGAGGGCGTCCGGGTCGTCGGTCGGGGGCAGCTGATCGATAAGGGTCACGCCCCCATCTTGCCTGCCTTCTGCCCGGATGAGGGAACCGGACGACCGGACGAAGATCACGGACGATACGCTGCCCACTCAACTCGGCCGCATCGCAACGGCGATGGCAGCCGGACAACTTTGGGGGCGGGAAGAACCATGATGGGACCGGCACACTCACTGTCCGGGGCGGCGGCCTGGCTGGGGGTGGGTGCGGCGGCGGCTGCCGCGGGCCACACGATGCCGTGGCCCGTCCTGGTCGTCGGTGCACTGATCACCGCGGGCGCCGCACTCGCCCCGGACCTCGATCACAAGTCCGCGACCATCTCGCGCGCCTTCGGACCGGTCTCCCGCGGACTCTGCGAGATCGTCGACAAACTCTCGCACGCTGTCTACAAGGCGACCCGGGGCCCCGGTGACCCGCGCAGGAACGGCGGCCACCGGACCCTGACGCACACCTGGCTCTGGGCCGTCCTGATCGGTGCCGGGGCCTCCGCCGCGGCGATCGCCGGCGGCCGATGGGCGGTCCTCGCGATCCTCTTCGTCCATCTGGTGCTCGCCGTCGAAGGACTGCTGTGGCGGGCCGCCCGGATGTCCAGCGACGTCCTGGTGTGGCTGCTCGGCGCGACCAGCGCCTGGATCCTGGCGGGCGTCCTGGACAAGCCGGGCAACGGCTCGGACTGGCTCTTCAGCGCGCCCGGCCAGGAGTACCTCTGGCTCGGGCTGCCGATCGTCCTCGGCGCCCTCGTCCACGACATCGGCGACGCGCTGACCGTCTCCGGCTGCCCGATCCTGTGGCCGATCCCGCTGGGCCGCAAGCGCTGGTACCCGGTGGGGCCGCCGAAGGCGATACGGTTCCGGGCCGGCAGCTGGGTGGAGCTGAAGGTGCTGATGCCAGCGTTCATGGTGCTCGGGGGAGCGGGGGCGGCGGCCGCCCTCAACTTCATCTGAACACCGTCCGCGAGCCGATGAACCCCCACTCGATGACCTGCAGTAGTCACAGTTCGCACTGAGTCACCGGGGCGAAGCGCCGGTCCGACGCGACCGGCTGCACTTCGGTCCGGACGAACGCGTCCGGAGCGTTCCGTCGCGGCTCGTGAGCGGGACGTTCGGCCGGGGCGGCGTCAGCAGCTGAAGCCGTCGGCTGCGCGGGACGGTTCCCAGACCGCGCAGTCGTGCGCGAAGAGCACACGCCGCGGGTCGAAGTCGGCGAGTCTCTCCAGCCACGGTCGATAGGCGGGCAGCGGTTGTTCCAGGCCTTCGAGCCCGGCGCGGCGGGCCAGATGATCCGCTGCGAAGTGAGAGGCGAAGTCGTGTGCCTGACCGGCGAGGACGACGGTGCCGTCGCTCTGCCGTACCACCAGCGACTGATGACCGTCGGTGTGGCCAGGAGTGGGGATGATCCATACTCCTGGCCACACCTCGGCTTCTCCGCTGATCTCCTCGTAGGTCGCGTCAGGGAAGTCGACGAGTTCGTCGATGGTGTAGCCGCCCCGGCGCGCGGCGGCCAGCTCCACTTCCTGCACCAGGATCGGCGTGCCGCCCAGCAACCTGTTGCCCCCGCAGTGGTCGAAGTGGAGGTGGCAGTTCACCACCAAGGAGACATCCGAGAGAGAAACTCCGGCGACGGCGAGGGCGCTCTCCAGCCCTCGGCGCCGGGGGCGGTAGTGAGCTTCGGTTCCGGGATCGGCGGCACCGATGCCGGTGTCGAAGAGGATCAGTCCTTCGTCGCGCCGCACCAAGTAGGCGAGTACGGGTTCGACCCGCGGCTGCGGGCCGCCGGTCTCCGACGCCGGTCGGACGAAGTAGCCCAGGTCGAGGCGGTGGATCGCCGTGTTGTTGGCCATCTGGCCATGGTGGCAGTCGGCTGCTCCTCTCCCCTTCATGTTTCGCTGTCCGGAGAAGCCGGGCGATCCGGCGAAGCCGCCGCAGACGCCGATCAGCCGTGCCAGGACCGCCACAGCGCCGCATAGGCGCCGTCCGCCGCCACCAGCTCCTCATGGCTGCCCAGTTCGCTGATCCGGCCGTTCTCCACCACCGCGATCACATCCGCGTCGTGCGCGGTGTGCAGCCGGTGCGCGATCGCCACTACCGTACGGCCGTCCAGCACCCGTGCCAGCGAGCGTTCCAGATGCCGGGCCGCCCGCGGGTCCAGCAGCGAGGTCGCCTCGTCCAGCACCAGTG harbors:
- a CDS encoding N-acyl homoserine lactonase family protein — protein: MANNTAIHRLDLGYFVRPASETGGPQPRVEPVLAYLVRRDEGLILFDTGIGAADPGTEAHYRPRRRGLESALAVAGVSLSDVSLVVNCHLHFDHCGGNRLLGGTPILVQEVELAAARRGGYTIDELVDFPDATYEEISGEAEVWPGVWIIPTPGHTDGHQSLVVRQSDGTVVLAGQAHDFASHFAADHLARRAGLEGLEQPLPAYRPWLERLADFDPRRVLFAHDCAVWEPSRAADGFSC
- a CDS encoding metal-dependent hydrolase, giving the protein MMGPAHSLSGAAAWLGVGAAAAAAGHTMPWPVLVVGALITAGAALAPDLDHKSATISRAFGPVSRGLCEIVDKLSHAVYKATRGPGDPRRNGGHRTLTHTWLWAVLIGAGASAAAIAGGRWAVLAILFVHLVLAVEGLLWRAARMSSDVLVWLLGATSAWILAGVLDKPGNGSDWLFSAPGQEYLWLGLPIVLGALVHDIGDALTVSGCPILWPIPLGRKRWYPVGPPKAIRFRAGSWVELKVLMPAFMVLGGAGAAAALNFI